The genome window CCACCCCTGATGTGATTCTAGGGGCGGCGCAAATTTATACTTACACGGGAAATGCTCAGCAAGGGTTAGAGCTGTTCAACCGCTACCGAGCTTCCGGCAAAACGATCACCGGGAATGCCGCAGTGGCCTATGCTCGGGCCTTGAGGGAAACGGGCAATCCTGCTCAAGCGATCGCCATTTTGCAAGCGCAACTACAATCATCCCGCGAGTTAGACGACACGGCGATTCAAGCTCGCTCGGAACTATCTCAAGCTTATTTGGCTAACCAGCAACCTGCTGAAGCGCTAGCAGTTTTAGATCCACTCCGTGGTCGTCCTGAAGCAGCCTTGCCTTTGGCGAGGGCACTCAATGAGTTAGGGAGCAAAGCCAATGCTCCGACCCTGACCCAAGAGGCAGCAGCCCTCTACCGTCAGGAACTCCAGCGCCAAACCAATCCTACGCCGACGTTGGTGCAAGAAGTGGCCGATGTGCTCAGCGGTATTCCTGCCGAGCAACCTTATGCGCTGCAACTGTATCGCCAACTGACGCAGCAGCAGCCCAACAATCAAATTTTGGCGCTGAAGCAATTGGCCTTGGAGAGCCAGTTGGGCGTGATTTCTAGAGCTGAGCTACGGCAACGACTACAAACGGTTTTGCAGCCTTTACCGAGCAATCCAGTAGAGCTACAACAGTTAGCTCAAGCGCTCTCAGCAGTGGAACCAGAACCAGAACTGTTCCCGGTGTACCAAACGTTGCTGCAAGCGGGCGTCAACGCGCCTTTTCTCAACTTCCGCATCGCCCAACTCTTGATTCAGCAGAACAATCTGCCAGCGGCGAGAAGTGCCTTGGCTGCCTATGCTAATACATCGGCAGGAGCACAGGACCGAGCTTCGGAACTACTTTTGGCTGAGATCGAGCGGCGGGAAGGCAACTTGGAAGCCAGCGCTCAGCGTTATCAAGCAATTCTGGCTAGTAACCCCAGCGATCGCGACATCATCAACAATGCCTTGCAAGGCTTGGCAAGTGTGCGTCAAACGCAGGGACGCACCGATGAATCGTTAGCGATTTATAACCAATTAGTTGCCCTGAATCCGCAAAATTTGGAAATTCAACTGGGTCGAGCAGCTTTAGCTTATCAGGCTCAACGGATTTCTTTAGCTGAGGCGGAAGCGGTGTTGAATACTTGGCTGCAAACCCGCCCCCCCACCGACACGCCGCCGGAATTGGTGACTTTGGTGGGAGTGCTACCCCCGGACCCTCGCCGCGAACCGCTTTACAATGCGCTGCTGCAACTGGACCCGAATAATTCTGCTTTGCAGTTACGCTCGATTCAGGTGATTGCCGCTCGGAGTCCTGCCCAAGCCAGAGCGATCGCCGCCCAATTGGTAGCCCGCAATCCCAATAATCCGAGTGCGTACCAACTGCAAGGGCAGGTAGCCCAGGCATTAGGAGATTTGGACCAAGCCAGTGATGCCTACCAGCGGCTTTTGCAAATCCAACCAAACAATGTTGAAGCACTATCTGCCTTAGGCGGGGTGCGATTCCAGCAACGTCGGTTTGGGGCGGCAGAGCAGTTGTATTCGCAAGTGCTAGCGTTCAATCCGACAGATGTGGGGGCACAGCGATCGCTGGCTGAACTGATGGCGGCTCAAGGCATGCCCCTCACCGCTTTGCAGCAACTGGAACAACTTCAGGTACAGCAAGCGACGACTGGAACCCCGGATAGTAGCTTGTCTCGGAGGGTGCAGCAGATCAAAGAAGACTTGTTGAGACAGCGAGGGTTTCAACCACCGTGGGAGCGTTACTAACTGCTAAATGGATGGTGTTGTCACCATGCGGTTCAATTTTGTGCGTTTAGCTTTACTACCTTGTGCAGGGCCAGTTGAGATGTTACGGTACCCCAAAACTAAGCGACAAACAGGCTCGTGGTCATGGTGGCGTAGGGCAGCAGTGGCAGTTAGTCTGAGTGGCATGATGGGACTACTCGGATGTTCTAAATTTTCTAGCGACGTCAGACAATCTCCACCCGCTACCCCGCCAGCCACTACAGCGCCAACTCCCAGTCCAGACCCGACTGTAATCAGCTCAGCAACAGCAGCGCCAACTCAACAACTGTTGCAGCAAAGTTGGACCGCCTATCGGCAACGTTTTATTCAAGCGGATGGGCGGGTGATTGACCGGGAAGCAGGCGATCGCTCTACGTCCGAAGGGCAAGCCTATGCCATGCTGCGAGCGGTGTTGAGTGATGACCCCAGCACCTTTGCCAAAACCTTGCAGTGGTCAGAAAACAATTTGCAACGCCAAGCTAATGGCAAACGTACCGACCAGCTCTGGGTTTGGAAGTGGGGCCGTAATGAACAAGGCCCAAATGAACCCGCAAGATGGGGAGCGATCGACCCGAATTTTGCCAGTGATGCCGATGTCGATGCCATTACCGCTCTGATTTTGGCATCCCGGCGTTGGCAGAAACCAGAGTATTTGAAGTTGGCCCAAGCCAAATTGCAAGACTTGTGGCGATTCTCTACCGTGGTCGCTGGTGGGCAGCGCTATTTGCTGCCAGGGCCAGCCGCAGCTTTTCAGCAGCAGACCGTGATTCAACTGAATCCGTCCTACTTTGCGCCTTATGCGTTTCGGCTCTTTGCTCAAGTCGATCCCAAGCACGATTGGTTGAGCTTGGTGGACAGTAGTTATCAAGCTCTGGAAAACTCAGCCACGCTATCAGCTGTTGGTTTGCCGAGCGATTGGGTAGCGGTGGACACAACCACAGGAGAATTTCAACCGTTACCGCTCTCTGGGCCGCTGAAAAGCCAATACAGTTTTGACGCTTACCGCGTCTGGTGGCGGGTCGCTTGGGACGCGGAGTTATTCGACTCCGCACCTGCCAAAGCGTATCTGCAAAAGCATTTAGGATTTCTGCAAAAACAATGGCGATCGCAACAAAAAATCCCCGCCACTTTTGATCTTTCAGGTGCACCGACCGTGAGTTACGAAGCCACTGCTCAATATGCCATGTTGTATCCTGCTTGGCGACTGCTCGACCCGGCGATCGCCACCGAGCTTTGGCAGCGAAAGTTGCAGCCCCAGTACCGTAATGGTTTTTGGGATAACAACTCCGCTTATTATGTGCAAAACCTCGCTTGGTTAGGCTTGCTACCGCCCGACACCATTTCTCCCCAACTGTTGCAACCTCGTTAAAGCCCCACCCGCTAAACTTACCCATCCATGCAACGCATCTTCCGGCACTTACTTTCATCTTCCCGCCGCCAGTCTTGCCCAGGGAGCCGCCAACAGCGCCCCGTGATCTGGCTTCTGTTACTCACCTTTGCGGGCACAGCGATTGGGGTGACGGCAAGCTTAGCCGTAGCCCAACAGAACGATCGCGATATTACCCAAGACGAAAACCAGGTGATCGAGGAGCTGACGCTGCCAGAACCGCCGCCGCAAGCTCCGGTGTACCAGCCTGCACCGGAGCCTGCACCTTACGAACCTGCGCCGGAACCTGCACCAGAACCCGCACCTGCGGAAGCTCCAGCTCCCAGAGAACCAGCGGCGATTGAACCTGACCCTGAGCCTGCTGCTCCCCCAGCCGCCACTGCACCAGAACCTGCCAGCTCTCCTACCTCACCAGGAGCCAATCCAAATCCTAGCTCTACCCCCGATGCTGTCGCTGCCCGAGGCCCAACCGTTCCTTACGTCCTAGAATTCAACCGCAGCCCAGTCGTAGGTAATCGCTTGCGGTTACAAGGGGTGTTTGCCGATGCTCGATTAGGATTTACCCGCCCCCGCACTTGGAATTTGCGTTCTGCCAAGGTACTGGTGCGGTTCCAACACTCGCCCGCCCTTTTAGCCAACCGTTCTAACTTAACCGTTCGAGTAAATGGAACGAGCGTTGGCAGTGTACCGCTGAACCGGAAGCAGTCCGAAATCGGTCAGGTTTTGCTGAATGTGCCGCCCAACTTAATTCAAGACTTTAATGAAGTGACGCTGGTGGCACAGCAGAACAACTCAGCGACCTGTACTGATCCTGCCGACCCCACCTTATGGACGGAAGTCTTACCTGATTCCAAGCTGATCTTTAACTATCAGCCCAAACCCGTCAAACTCGACTTTACCCGATACCCCTATCCTTTCTTCGACGACCTCAGCCTGGACCCGAATCGAGTCACTTATCTGTTACCCAACCAAGTCAATAGTGCTTGGTTGACCTCGGCGGCTCGCTTCCAGGCCGCGCTAGGACGCTTGGCAGAGTTTCGACCGCTAGAAACTCGGTTGGTGAAAAACCTCAATCAGGCAAAAGCAGACGAGCGCTTGGTGGTGATTGGTACCCCTGAGGAGCAACCGGCGCTGAAGTCGCTCAAGTTGCCCCTGGCGATCGCTGACAACCAAGTGCTAGACGCTAGCCGCAACCCATTGCCAGCGGAGTCAGGCATTTTGATGCTGGCCACCACCCGCAACAATGGCATTCCGGTTTTGATTGCCACAGGGAATGGTCCAGAAGGCGTTAACAAAGCGGTGCAGTTTTTGGTGCAGTCGAAGGACCGCCAGATTGGTACAGGTTATTACCTAGTTGTGAATAGCGTTACCCCAGTGCCCACACCGCCTCTGAGGCAATGGCCCGGTTATTTGCCCGAGAAAAACTCCTTCAAACTGCGTGAGCTCAATAACGCTGAGAACGAACCTTTTGAAGATGTTACGGTGCGGGGTGCTTATGCGCCGCCTGTAGAAGTAAATTTCCGAGCCTTGCCAGATGACCAGTTCACTCGTGGCAGCTCGATGAACTTGGTGTATAGCTACGGCCCGCAGGTGAACCCTCGACTCTCGACGGTGGAAGTACGACTCGATGGTGCCCCAATTGGCGGTAAGCGCCTGACCTCCGAGCAGGGAGCAGCTAGGGATACGTTAAATGTCAATCTCCCAGCTGAGTTAGTCAAACCGGATTCCAAAATTCAGGTGGCCTTCAACCTCAGCCCGCGTGAACCTGCTAACTGTGGCCGAATCAATGACCAGCAACTCTGGGGGAAAGTCCATGCTGACACCAACTTCAAACTCAAGCGCCAAAATGTCGTCCAAATTCCTGACCTGAAGTTGCTGGCTACGGGGTATCCCTTTGCTGCGCCTCAAGACCTCTCCACGACAGCAATCGTGGTTCCAGAAACACCATCCGTCACCGACTTGAGCACATTGTTAGAGTTTAGTGAGCGCTTAGGTCGCCTCAGCCAAGCCGACACGGTGAAAATAGAGGCTTACACCCAAGACGCTCTCACGACAGAAGTGAAGCAACGACAAAACTTAGTCGGAATTGGTGTGCGATCGCAGTTCCCCTTCCCCGAAGCATTCCAAGAAAATGGCTTTGCTCTAAAAAATGTGTTTTCTCGCAAATGGAATCAAAGCCAGATTCAAGCCTTGCCAGATTCGGAAGGGGTGATCAAAGAAGTGATTTCTCCTTGGAACGACGATCGCGTCCTGCTGGCTTTGAGCGCACAAACAGAGACAGGCTTACAGCAAGTGCAAAATTTGCTGAACCAAGACCCATTGTTCTTCCAGCTCAATGGCGATACGGTGCTGATTAGTGCCAATCAAGCAAGTGCTTCGGGCTACGATCCAGATGCTTACAATTTGGAGTTTCTCCAGCAAAGTTCTCAGCGACGGCTGGACAACAGCAATCCTTTCAGTAAAGTTTCGCGCTTCTTGCAAGACCATTGGTTCGTGCTGCCGACGGGGATCGTTGTATTTGCTTTGGGTCTCTACGGTATCACTCAGCTCTATCTCAAGCGTGTAGAAAAGCAGGATAAATAAATGGCCAATCCCTCTCCCCCGTTACGGCCAGATCCACCGCCCCTAGCGACTGGAGCGACAAGGCGATCGCCTCTAGACACATTAACCGATTGGTTAGTGAACCTAGTTCCCAGTTGGTTCGATCGCGCCTTGCAATCGCTTAACCGCCGCCAACTTTGGTTGTTAGCTTTACTCGTGCTCGTGCTCTCCTTGCCCTTGGTGACTACACCGCTGAAAGTTTGGCAGCAAGGCGTGATTGCAGGGCTACTGGTTCTG of Trichocoleus sp. FACHB-46 contains these proteins:
- a CDS encoding tetratricopeptide repeat protein, translated to MNQRHDTWKNTRKTVKFRRLGWSCLLAVGLSGGLMVDLWPWEIPAVQAQTVPASVRQAYTLLNRGLVNDAIAAFQRAIRSYPQSIEAKLGLAIAYRRAGQDANAFQAYGRVLEQDPNNRLALKTLGFLGGYRAEWQDQGIIALTTLLNLEPNDLEARGQRALLLGYRGRFAESLADYQIVLQNNPTPDVILGAAQIYTYTGNAQQGLELFNRYRASGKTITGNAAVAYARALRETGNPAQAIAILQAQLQSSRELDDTAIQARSELSQAYLANQQPAEALAVLDPLRGRPEAALPLARALNELGSKANAPTLTQEAAALYRQELQRQTNPTPTLVQEVADVLSGIPAEQPYALQLYRQLTQQQPNNQILALKQLALESQLGVISRAELRQRLQTVLQPLPSNPVELQQLAQALSAVEPEPELFPVYQTLLQAGVNAPFLNFRIAQLLIQQNNLPAARSALAAYANTSAGAQDRASELLLAEIERREGNLEASAQRYQAILASNPSDRDIINNALQGLASVRQTQGRTDESLAIYNQLVALNPQNLEIQLGRAALAYQAQRISLAEAEAVLNTWLQTRPPTDTPPELVTLVGVLPPDPRREPLYNALLQLDPNNSALQLRSIQVIAARSPAQARAIAAQLVARNPNNPSAYQLQGQVAQALGDLDQASDAYQRLLQIQPNNVEALSALGGVRFQQRRFGAAEQLYSQVLAFNPTDVGAQRSLAELMAAQGMPLTALQQLEQLQVQQATTGTPDSSLSRRVQQIKEDLLRQRGFQPPWERY
- a CDS encoding glycosyl hydrolase family 8, giving the protein MDGVVTMRFNFVRLALLPCAGPVEMLRYPKTKRQTGSWSWWRRAAVAVSLSGMMGLLGCSKFSSDVRQSPPATPPATTAPTPSPDPTVISSATAAPTQQLLQQSWTAYRQRFIQADGRVIDREAGDRSTSEGQAYAMLRAVLSDDPSTFAKTLQWSENNLQRQANGKRTDQLWVWKWGRNEQGPNEPARWGAIDPNFASDADVDAITALILASRRWQKPEYLKLAQAKLQDLWRFSTVVAGGQRYLLPGPAAAFQQQTVIQLNPSYFAPYAFRLFAQVDPKHDWLSLVDSSYQALENSATLSAVGLPSDWVAVDTTTGEFQPLPLSGPLKSQYSFDAYRVWWRVAWDAELFDSAPAKAYLQKHLGFLQKQWRSQQKIPATFDLSGAPTVSYEATAQYAMLYPAWRLLDPAIATELWQRKLQPQYRNGFWDNNSAYYVQNLAWLGLLPPDTISPQLLQPR
- a CDS encoding cellulose biosynthesis cyclic di-GMP-binding regulatory protein BcsB, with protein sequence MQRIFRHLLSSSRRQSCPGSRQQRPVIWLLLLTFAGTAIGVTASLAVAQQNDRDITQDENQVIEELTLPEPPPQAPVYQPAPEPAPYEPAPEPAPEPAPAEAPAPREPAAIEPDPEPAAPPAATAPEPASSPTSPGANPNPSSTPDAVAARGPTVPYVLEFNRSPVVGNRLRLQGVFADARLGFTRPRTWNLRSAKVLVRFQHSPALLANRSNLTVRVNGTSVGSVPLNRKQSEIGQVLLNVPPNLIQDFNEVTLVAQQNNSATCTDPADPTLWTEVLPDSKLIFNYQPKPVKLDFTRYPYPFFDDLSLDPNRVTYLLPNQVNSAWLTSAARFQAALGRLAEFRPLETRLVKNLNQAKADERLVVIGTPEEQPALKSLKLPLAIADNQVLDASRNPLPAESGILMLATTRNNGIPVLIATGNGPEGVNKAVQFLVQSKDRQIGTGYYLVVNSVTPVPTPPLRQWPGYLPEKNSFKLRELNNAENEPFEDVTVRGAYAPPVEVNFRALPDDQFTRGSSMNLVYSYGPQVNPRLSTVEVRLDGAPIGGKRLTSEQGAARDTLNVNLPAELVKPDSKIQVAFNLSPREPANCGRINDQQLWGKVHADTNFKLKRQNVVQIPDLKLLATGYPFAAPQDLSTTAIVVPETPSVTDLSTLLEFSERLGRLSQADTVKIEAYTQDALTTEVKQRQNLVGIGVRSQFPFPEAFQENGFALKNVFSRKWNQSQIQALPDSEGVIKEVISPWNDDRVLLALSAQTETGLQQVQNLLNQDPLFFQLNGDTVLISANQASASGYDPDAYNLEFLQQSSQRRLDNSNPFSKVSRFLQDHWFVLPTGIVVFALGLYGITQLYLKRVEKQDK